Proteins from a genomic interval of Cumulibacter manganitolerans:
- a CDS encoding ATP-dependent DNA helicase UvrD2 — MTDRPDLPPDVRRIVSGLDPEQTEAVLAPRGPLCILAGAGTGKTRTITHRIAYLVATGEFAPQQLLAVTFTARAAGEMRSRLRSLGVQGVQARTFHAAALRQMSYFWPRHFGGRLPELAPSKFRMVGQAAARERISTTTETVRDLASEVEWARSCLIGPDAYPEAVRAASRETPLPAEQVAKVLARYEAIKKNAEVIDFEDILMSMAYMLESVPEVAREVRSQYRGFVVDEYQDVNPLQQRLLDAWLGERDDLCVVGDASQTIYTFTGARPDYLLDFGERFRQATVVQLERDYRSTPQVVALANKVISGSTGKLSKARLRLVGQRPAGPEPLFRTFDDEPSEAAAIAARCKELIDGGTAPAEIAVLFRINAQSEVYESALADLGVPYVVRGAEKFFEREEIREAIVFLRASVRSAAGSELPLDEQVTRVLVSSGWDPEGSVGQGAARERWESINALVGLAEEMRAADPATTMESFVAELDQRAAAAHAPTIQGVTIASLHAAKGLEWDAVMLVGLHDGMVPISRARTDEQIEEERRLLYVGITRAREHLQLSFALSRSPGGRGSRKQSRFLDVFGGGQGGTSAPSVRRRAKVSRCAGCGQPLAPGDAAAGTCDTCRRSGKDLFDRLRSWRLGVARENQLPPYVVFDDETLAAIATRAPSSLMGLLAVKGVGETKLGRYGSDVLEVIGAGATSDS, encoded by the coding sequence GTGACTGATCGCCCCGACCTGCCCCCCGACGTCCGCCGCATCGTCAGCGGCCTGGATCCGGAGCAGACCGAGGCGGTGCTGGCCCCGCGCGGGCCGCTGTGCATCCTGGCCGGCGCCGGCACCGGCAAGACCCGCACGATCACCCACCGAATCGCCTATCTGGTGGCCACCGGCGAGTTCGCCCCGCAGCAGCTGCTCGCGGTCACGTTCACCGCGCGGGCGGCCGGCGAGATGCGCAGCCGGCTGCGCTCCCTCGGCGTCCAGGGCGTGCAGGCGCGCACCTTCCACGCCGCGGCGCTGCGCCAGATGTCCTACTTCTGGCCGCGTCATTTCGGTGGCCGGCTGCCCGAGCTGGCGCCGTCGAAGTTCCGCATGGTCGGCCAGGCCGCGGCGCGGGAGCGCATCTCGACCACCACCGAGACGGTGCGCGACCTGGCGTCCGAGGTCGAGTGGGCGCGCTCCTGCCTGATCGGTCCGGACGCCTACCCGGAGGCGGTGCGCGCGGCGTCGCGCGAGACGCCGCTTCCGGCGGAGCAGGTCGCGAAGGTGCTGGCCCGCTACGAGGCGATCAAGAAGAACGCCGAGGTGATCGACTTCGAGGACATCCTGATGTCGATGGCGTACATGCTCGAGTCGGTGCCCGAGGTGGCGCGCGAGGTGCGCTCGCAATACCGCGGGTTCGTCGTCGACGAGTACCAGGACGTCAACCCGCTGCAGCAGCGGCTGCTCGACGCGTGGCTGGGCGAGCGCGACGACCTGTGCGTGGTCGGGGACGCCAGCCAGACGATCTACACCTTCACCGGTGCGCGCCCGGACTACCTCCTGGACTTCGGGGAGCGGTTCCGCCAGGCCACCGTCGTCCAGCTCGAGCGCGACTACCGCTCGACGCCGCAGGTGGTCGCGCTCGCCAACAAGGTCATCTCCGGCAGCACCGGCAAGCTGTCGAAGGCCCGGCTGCGGCTGGTGGGACAGCGACCGGCCGGTCCGGAGCCGCTGTTTCGCACCTTCGACGACGAGCCGTCCGAGGCGGCCGCGATCGCCGCGCGCTGCAAGGAGCTCATCGACGGCGGGACGGCGCCGGCGGAGATCGCCGTACTGTTCCGGATCAATGCCCAGTCCGAGGTGTACGAGTCGGCACTGGCCGACCTCGGGGTGCCGTATGTCGTACGCGGCGCGGAGAAGTTCTTCGAGCGCGAGGAGATCCGCGAGGCGATCGTCTTCCTGCGAGCCTCGGTACGCAGCGCGGCCGGATCGGAGCTGCCGCTGGACGAGCAGGTGACCCGGGTGTTGGTCTCCAGCGGCTGGGACCCGGAGGGCAGCGTCGGGCAGGGTGCCGCCCGCGAGCGCTGGGAATCCATCAACGCGCTGGTCGGTCTGGCCGAGGAGATGCGTGCCGCCGATCCCGCCACGACGATGGAGTCGTTCGTCGCCGAGCTCGACCAGCGGGCGGCGGCCGCGCACGCGCCGACGATCCAGGGCGTCACGATCGCCTCGCTGCACGCCGCCAAGGGCCTGGAGTGGGACGCCGTCATGCTGGTCGGCCTGCACGACGGCATGGTGCCGATCAGCCGCGCCCGCACCGACGAGCAGATCGAGGAGGAGCGGCGGCTGCTGTACGTCGGGATCACCCGGGCCCGCGAGCACCTGCAGCTGAGCTTCGCGCTGTCCCGCTCGCCCGGGGGCCGTGGCTCCCGCAAGCAGAGCCGGTTCCTCGACGTGTTCGGCGGCGGTCAGGGCGGCACGTCCGCGCCGTCGGTCCGGCGCCGCGCGAAGGTGAGCCGCTGCGCCGGCTGCGGGCAGCCGCTGGCACCCGGCGACGCCGCGGCCGGCACCTGCGACACGTGCCGCCGCTCGGGCAAGGACCTCTTCGATCGGCTGCGCAGCTGGCGACTGGGCGTCGCGCGCGAGAACCAGCTGCCGCCGTACGTGGTCTTCGACGACGAGACGCTCGCCGCGATCGCCACGCGAGCGCCGTCCAGCCTCATGGGGCTGCTCGCGGTCAAGGGCGTCGGCGAGACCAAGCTCGGACGCTACGGATCGGACGTCCTGGAGGTCATCGGAGCGGGCGCCACGAGCGATTCCTGA
- a CDS encoding WhiB family transcriptional regulator: MTATLTRPEAAHPPFTDLFAPDFGVRDDLPCRQGDGDLWFAESPAKLEAAKALCEQCPVLSECLVGALERREPWGVWGGQIFEHGSVIARKRGRGRPRKNVAA, encoded by the coding sequence ATGACCGCAACGCTGACTCGCCCCGAGGCCGCCCACCCACCCTTCACCGACCTGTTCGCCCCCGACTTCGGCGTGCGCGACGACCTGCCCTGCCGGCAGGGCGACGGCGACCTGTGGTTCGCCGAGAGCCCCGCGAAGCTCGAGGCCGCCAAGGCGCTGTGCGAGCAGTGCCCGGTGCTGAGCGAATGCCTGGTCGGCGCCCTCGAGCGGCGCGAGCCGTGGGGCGTGTGGGGTGGGCAGATCTTCGAGCACGGCTCGGTGATCGCCCGCAAGCGCGGCCGGGGCCGCCCCCGCAAGAACGTCGCCGCCTAG
- a CDS encoding ABC1 kinase family protein, producing MSDLPERSARRTAKLASLPLSAAGRAASGVGRRLSGQSAQEVSESNRERAAAQLFEVLGTLKGGAMKLGQALSVFEAALPDDIAAPYRDALVKLQEEAPPMPGATVRRVLDEQLGTRWRERFQRFDEQPTAAASIGQVHRGTWHDGREVAVKIQYPGAGPALMADLNQLSRFARLYGMVTPGLDIKPLISEIRERVIDELDYRLEADAQRAFATAFAGDPDFAVPAVVASAPKVVISEWLDGTPLRRIISSGSTAERDRAGELLATLTFAGPARAGYLHADPHPGNYRLLDDGRLGVLDFGAVKSLPDGLPEFIGYCIRLVIERRADEALVALRENGFIQPQISVDAREIVDYLGPILEPLTAPRFRFTRDWLKAEAARLTNPRGPAMRFGRQLNLPPEYLMIHRVFLGSVGVLAQLGAEADYGRIVREWLPGFAPPS from the coding sequence GTGTCCGACCTGCCTGAGCGCTCCGCGCGCCGTACCGCCAAGCTCGCGTCGCTGCCGCTCAGTGCCGCGGGGCGTGCGGCGTCCGGTGTCGGCCGCCGGCTGAGCGGGCAGAGCGCCCAGGAGGTCTCCGAGAGCAACCGCGAGCGCGCGGCGGCGCAGCTGTTCGAGGTGCTCGGCACCCTCAAGGGCGGGGCGATGAAGCTCGGCCAGGCGCTGTCGGTGTTCGAGGCCGCGCTGCCCGACGACATCGCGGCGCCCTACCGCGATGCCCTGGTCAAGCTGCAGGAGGAGGCGCCGCCGATGCCCGGCGCCACCGTGCGCCGCGTCCTCGACGAGCAGCTCGGCACCCGCTGGCGTGAGCGGTTCCAGCGCTTCGACGAGCAGCCGACCGCGGCGGCCAGCATCGGGCAGGTGCACCGCGGGACCTGGCACGACGGCCGCGAGGTGGCGGTCAAGATCCAGTACCCCGGCGCGGGGCCGGCGCTGATGGCCGACCTCAACCAGCTGTCGAGGTTCGCCCGCCTGTACGGGATGGTCACGCCCGGCCTGGACATCAAGCCGCTGATCTCGGAGATCCGCGAGCGGGTCATCGACGAGCTCGACTACCGGCTCGAGGCCGATGCCCAGCGCGCGTTCGCGACCGCGTTCGCCGGCGACCCCGACTTCGCGGTGCCCGCCGTGGTGGCCAGCGCTCCGAAGGTGGTCATCAGCGAGTGGCTGGACGGCACGCCGCTGCGGCGCATCATCAGCTCGGGAAGCACCGCCGAGCGCGATCGGGCGGGCGAGCTTCTCGCGACGCTCACCTTCGCCGGACCGGCCCGCGCCGGCTACCTGCACGCCGACCCGCACCCGGGCAACTACCGGCTGCTGGACGACGGCCGGCTCGGCGTGCTCGACTTCGGCGCGGTGAAGTCGCTGCCCGACGGCCTGCCGGAGTTCATCGGCTACTGCATCCGCCTGGTGATCGAGAGGCGGGCGGACGAGGCGCTCGTCGCGCTGCGCGAGAACGGGTTCATCCAGCCGCAGATCAGCGTCGACGCGCGCGAGATCGTGGACTATCTGGGTCCGATCCTCGAGCCACTCACCGCCCCGCGGTTCCGCTTCACGCGCGACTGGCTGAAGGCGGAGGCGGCGCGGCTGACCAACCCGCGCGGTCCCGCGATGCGCTTCGGCCGCCAGCTCAACCTGCCGCCGGAGTATCTGATGATCCACCGGGTGTTCCTCGGCTCGGTCGGCGTCCTCGCCCAGCTCGGCGCCGAGGCCGACTACGGGCGCATCGTCCGCGAGTGGCTTCCCGGCTTCGCCCCGCCGTCATGA
- a CDS encoding ThiF family adenylyltransferase, which produces MTEQQHPRAVAGPDDALPAVPWLPSVLRRAWRAPGVLQIGVEDRRAVVLRNVTAAAATFIGRLDGSRAVDDVIDEGPLAPDEAVRLLTALDAHGVLVDLADEHAAGNGRARHPALAGALSPEIHGRALGRLSVSPSAVLEQRARAHIVIVGGNRLATAIAAVLAGSGIGRLGLVHAGAVTPTDLVPGGPAADDVGRPRQDALRRSITRAYPRVTVGPVGASDCPDLVVLAEAVDPCGDRARMLMRSGTRFLNAVIRERRGIVGPFVVPGESSCLECQDAVRRDLDPHWSPLASQLRAYPPTPADGGELCLVMLCASLAVTQVLQWLDSERLPETLNATLEIALPELVVERRYWPRHTECPCRIP; this is translated from the coding sequence ATGACCGAGCAGCAGCACCCGCGCGCCGTGGCCGGGCCCGACGACGCACTCCCCGCCGTCCCCTGGCTGCCTTCCGTGCTGCGGCGGGCGTGGCGCGCCCCCGGCGTCCTGCAGATCGGTGTCGAGGACCGGCGGGCGGTCGTCCTGCGCAACGTCACCGCCGCGGCGGCCACGTTCATCGGACGGCTGGACGGCAGCCGCGCCGTCGACGACGTGATCGACGAGGGGCCGCTCGCCCCCGACGAGGCGGTCCGGCTGCTGACGGCGCTCGACGCGCACGGCGTGCTGGTCGACCTCGCGGACGAGCACGCCGCGGGCAACGGACGCGCCCGGCACCCGGCGCTCGCCGGCGCCTTGTCGCCGGAGATCCACGGGCGCGCGCTGGGTCGGCTGTCCGTGAGCCCGAGCGCCGTTCTCGAGCAGCGCGCCCGCGCGCACATCGTGATCGTCGGGGGCAATCGGCTGGCGACCGCGATCGCCGCCGTCCTCGCCGGAAGCGGCATCGGCCGCCTCGGGCTGGTGCACGCGGGCGCGGTCACGCCGACGGACCTCGTGCCCGGCGGCCCCGCCGCCGACGACGTGGGGCGTCCTCGGCAGGACGCGCTGCGCCGGTCGATCACTCGCGCGTACCCGAGGGTGACCGTCGGCCCGGTCGGCGCCAGCGACTGCCCCGACCTCGTCGTGCTCGCCGAGGCGGTCGACCCGTGCGGCGACCGCGCCCGCATGCTGATGCGCTCGGGCACCCGGTTCCTCAACGCGGTCATCCGCGAGCGCCGGGGCATCGTCGGGCCGTTCGTCGTGCCCGGCGAGTCGAGCTGCCTGGAATGCCAGGACGCCGTGCGCCGCGACCTCGACCCGCACTGGAGCCCGCTGGCGTCGCAGCTGCGGGCCTATCCCCCGACGCCGGCGGACGGCGGCGAGCTGTGCCTGGTGATGCTGTGCGCGTCGCTCGCCGTGACCCAGGTGCTCCAGTGGCTCGACTCCGAGCGGCTGCCCGAGACCCTCAACGCCACGCTGGAGATCGCGCTTCCCGAGCTCGTCGTCGAGCGGCGCTATTGGCCTCGGCACACCGAATGCCCGTGCCGGATCCCTTGA
- a CDS encoding M48 metallopeptidase family protein, with translation MADTRFGTERRVVDGQQVEIRRSTRRRRSVQAYRDGEQIVVLMPAALAAPEREEWTRRMVGRVLSQEHRRRAAAPRSDAALEERARALSAAHLGNRARPTSIRWVTNQNSRWGSCTPSTGAIRLSHRLQEMPSWVIDYVIVHELAHLLVPGHGPDFTELCARYPLTTKAEGFLEGVAHAARLPVDS, from the coding sequence GTGGCAGATACCAGGTTCGGCACCGAGCGACGCGTCGTGGACGGGCAGCAGGTCGAGATCCGGCGCAGCACGCGCCGCAGGCGCAGCGTGCAGGCGTATCGCGACGGCGAGCAGATCGTCGTCCTGATGCCGGCCGCGCTGGCGGCCCCCGAGCGCGAGGAATGGACCCGCCGGATGGTGGGGCGGGTGCTCTCCCAGGAGCACCGGCGGCGGGCCGCCGCGCCGCGGAGCGACGCGGCCCTGGAGGAGCGCGCCAGAGCGCTGTCCGCGGCGCATCTGGGCAACCGCGCGCGGCCGACCAGCATCCGGTGGGTGACCAACCAGAACTCGCGATGGGGCTCGTGCACGCCGTCCACCGGCGCCATCCGGCTCTCGCACCGCCTGCAGGAGATGCCGTCCTGGGTCATCGACTACGTGATCGTGCACGAGCTGGCCCACCTGCTGGTCCCCGGCCACGGCCCGGACTTCACCGAGCTGTGCGCGCGGTACCCGCTGACCACCAAGGCGGAGGGCTTCCTCGAGGGGGTGGCGCACGCGGCCCGGCTGCCTGTGGACAGCTGA
- a CDS encoding DUF5679 domain-containing protein: MAETYNGYCVKCKEKRDFEGEVHTSDSGRRMAKGTCPVCGTKMNRILGKA, from the coding sequence ATGGCTGAGACGTACAACGGATACTGCGTGAAGTGCAAGGAGAAGCGCGACTTCGAAGGCGAGGTGCACACCAGCGACAGCGGTCGCCGGATGGCGAAGGGCACCTGCCCCGTGTGCGGGACGAAGATGAACCGGATCCTCGGGAAGGCCTAG
- a CDS encoding zinc-dependent metalloprotease: MTKPPFGFNGPGPDDDDSSDDQSPSQQNPFGFGFPGMPGLPGGQLPADMSALMPMIQQIQQMLAGQGQSSGPVNWDLAKQTAIQAARAGEKRTATTRDQALQAIPIGDLWLEDSTTFPSGIKRVEVWSRTEWISQTLDVWAKLCDPVAAKMVSAMTSLMPEGGLAQIPGMPAIPGFEKVLAGMGGMMFGGQVGHALAQLSTEVLTSTDIGLPLGPDGTAVLVGQNVDALIDSLGMIPDEVRLYLGMREAAYHRLFSHVPWLRKKLLSTIEAYASGISIDKNAIEQSLSEVSPEDLQTNPQKIQEIMSSGVFEPQETEAQKQQLAALETLLALIEGWVDRVVTHAANDRLPVAGALSEMMRRRRATGGPAEQTFATLVGLELRPRRLRDAAAMWERIEAAEGIAGRDKLWEHPDLLPTSEDFGTPAVEPGEHAGGEPTLTDADFEALLSWDGGAARGGDAAEPQPPTGEDPEADGPGDDEPGPRGTGS; this comes from the coding sequence ATGACCAAGCCACCTTTCGGCTTCAACGGCCCTGGTCCGGACGACGACGATTCCTCCGACGACCAGTCGCCTTCTCAGCAGAACCCGTTCGGTTTCGGCTTCCCCGGGATGCCGGGTCTGCCCGGCGGCCAGCTGCCCGCCGACATGAGCGCGCTGATGCCGATGATCCAGCAGATCCAGCAGATGCTCGCCGGGCAGGGCCAGAGCTCGGGACCGGTGAACTGGGACCTCGCCAAGCAGACCGCGATCCAGGCCGCCCGCGCGGGCGAGAAGCGCACCGCGACCACCCGCGACCAGGCGCTGCAGGCCATCCCCATCGGTGACCTGTGGCTGGAGGACTCGACCACCTTCCCCAGCGGCATCAAGCGGGTCGAGGTCTGGAGCCGCACCGAGTGGATCTCGCAGACCCTCGACGTGTGGGCGAAGCTGTGCGACCCGGTGGCCGCGAAGATGGTCAGCGCGATGACGTCCCTGATGCCCGAGGGCGGCCTCGCGCAGATTCCTGGGATGCCCGCCATCCCGGGCTTCGAGAAGGTGCTCGCCGGGATGGGCGGCATGATGTTCGGCGGTCAGGTCGGCCACGCCCTGGCGCAGCTGTCGACCGAGGTGCTCACCTCGACCGACATCGGGCTGCCGCTGGGCCCCGACGGCACCGCGGTCCTCGTCGGGCAGAACGTCGACGCGCTCATCGACTCGCTCGGCATGATCCCCGACGAGGTCCGGCTGTATCTCGGCATGCGGGAGGCCGCCTACCACCGGCTGTTCAGCCACGTGCCATGGCTGCGCAAGAAGCTGCTGAGCACCATCGAGGCGTACGCCTCCGGCATCAGCATCGACAAGAACGCGATCGAGCAGTCGCTGTCCGAGGTCTCGCCGGAGGATCTGCAGACCAACCCGCAGAAGATCCAGGAGATCATGTCCAGCGGGGTGTTCGAGCCGCAGGAGACCGAGGCGCAGAAGCAGCAGCTGGCGGCCCTCGAGACGCTGCTGGCCCTCATCGAGGGCTGGGTCGACCGGGTCGTCACCCACGCCGCGAACGACCGGCTGCCGGTCGCCGGCGCGCTCAGCGAGATGATGCGCCGTCGGCGCGCCACCGGCGGTCCCGCGGAGCAGACCTTCGCCACGCTGGTGGGTCTGGAGCTGCGCCCCCGCCGCCTGCGCGACGCGGCCGCCATGTGGGAGCGCATCGAGGCGGCGGAGGGCATCGCCGGCCGCGACAAGCTGTGGGAGCACCCGGACCTGCTGCCCACCTCCGAGGACTTCGGGACGCCGGCGGTCGAGCCCGGGGAGCACGCCGGCGGCGAGCCCACCCTCACGGACGCCGACTTCGAGGCGCTGCTGTCGTGGGACGGCGGGGCAGCCCGGGGCGGCGACGCCGCGGAACCGCAGCCGCCGACCGGCGAGGATCCGGAGGCCGACGGTCCCGGGGACGACGAGCCCGGGCCGCGGGGTACCGGCTCCTAG
- a CDS encoding YlbL family protein yields MTRRAQTLLSGTVVLAILVWLLALIRVPYVAWVPGPTVNTLGSYEGKPVIVVDGKTPNQTDGHLNLTTVGVVDDITIIQAITGWFSSDTAIVPREVVYPPTKSRDQIDQANRADYVQSESSAIQAAMNYLGYPKKIIVVQPPKDAQIAAGDALEKVDGTAVATTDELAAVMAEIAPGTTITVDYLHDGQPVSTQLTTQPPPKGRSGSVMGMTVNVRGYGGFSVSFSQNDIGGPSAGLMLTLGIIDLVGPSPIVGGEFIAGTGTIDSGGKVGPIGGIRFKLMKATEVGAKLFLTPAENCAEAMTDPPAGAPVLAKVEKLQDAIDAIAGFRAGKKIATCS; encoded by the coding sequence ATGACTCGTCGGGCGCAGACCTTGCTCAGCGGGACGGTCGTGCTGGCGATCCTGGTGTGGCTGCTGGCGCTGATCCGGGTGCCGTACGTCGCGTGGGTCCCCGGTCCCACGGTCAACACGCTCGGTTCCTACGAGGGCAAACCGGTCATCGTCGTCGACGGCAAGACCCCCAACCAGACCGATGGCCACCTGAACCTGACCACGGTGGGCGTGGTCGACGACATCACGATCATCCAGGCGATCACCGGCTGGTTCTCCAGCGACACCGCGATCGTGCCGCGCGAGGTCGTGTACCCGCCGACGAAGTCGCGCGACCAGATCGACCAGGCGAACCGGGCCGACTACGTGCAGAGCGAGAGCTCGGCGATCCAGGCGGCGATGAACTATCTCGGCTACCCGAAGAAGATCATCGTCGTCCAGCCGCCGAAGGACGCCCAGATCGCGGCGGGGGACGCCCTGGAGAAGGTGGACGGCACGGCGGTGGCGACCACCGACGAGCTGGCCGCGGTGATGGCCGAGATCGCGCCCGGCACCACGATCACGGTGGACTACCTGCACGACGGGCAGCCGGTGAGCACGCAGCTCACCACGCAGCCGCCCCCGAAGGGACGCTCGGGGTCCGTCATGGGGATGACCGTCAACGTGCGCGGCTACGGCGGGTTCAGCGTGAGCTTCTCCCAGAACGACATCGGCGGTCCGTCGGCGGGGCTGATGCTCACCCTCGGCATCATCGACCTCGTCGGCCCCAGCCCGATCGTGGGCGGGGAGTTCATCGCCGGGACGGGCACCATCGACTCCGGCGGCAAGGTGGGTCCGATCGGCGGCATCCGCTTCAAGCTGATGAAGGCGACCGAGGTGGGCGCGAAGCTGTTCCTCACCCCCGCCGAGAACTGCGCCGAGGCCATGACGGACCCGCCCGCGGGCGCCCCGGTGCTCGCCAAGGTCGAGAAACTGCAGGACGCGATCGACGCGATCGCGGGCTTCCGCGCCGGGAAGAAGATCGCGACGTGCTCGTGA